In Microbulbifer elongatus, the DNA window ACTGACCGGCGTACAGGGTGCCGGCGGTCAACAGCTGTCGATTGTGATCGTTTTCGCCGGGACGATATACGTCACTGGAGACAAATCGGTACACAAACTGGTGCTCGTCGTCGTCACCACCGTAGGCGACAACCGGTTCGCCCGGCTTGCTCACCACGGTGAAGCCTTCGTGTTCGAAGCGGCCGAGACCGGTGAGTTTGCGGGGCTTGGACTCGGGATCGTAGGGATCGTATTCCACCATCCAGCCAAACCGGTTGGGCTCGTTCGGTTCCACGGTGATATCGAAGCGACGGTCGTAGTCGCCCCAATTGCGGTTACCTTCTTCAATGCCGAAGGCGTGGTGATTGCGCGCCTCTACTTCGTCGGCCACGTTATCCGGATCCCCCTGAAATGCACCGCCAAATCCTTCTTCGGCAATCAATACGGTTCCCCAGGGCGTTTTGCCGCCGGCACAATTGCCCACCGTGCCAAATACCTGAGTGCCGCTTGAGTCCTCGCTGGTCTGCAGGCGCTTGTCGCCCGCGGCGGCACCGACGATTTCCATTGCCGTGGTCAGTGTTATCCGACGGTTGTAGGGGCTGCCCAACACCGGCTGCCATCCGTCACTGGTCTGCTCGATCTCAACCACGCTGTGTCCACACGCCTGCTGCTCGACGGCGATATGCGCGTCACTGGTACCGCGCACCGAACTGGCCTCGGTATAGCCTGCAAACATCAGGTGCGGTTGCGTGTATTCGTGATTCACACACAGCAGCCCGCGAGCGCTATTCTGGCTCTGGCAGTGGCGGTCGCCCTCGCCGGGCCCGGCGTCGGGGTCCAGGGGCATAAAGGCAATAAAATCGTTGTTGTAGCCAAACCGTCGGGCCTGTTCTTTGGCGTCGAGCTTTTCCGGAACGAAGCTCCCGGCAAACGCGTCCAGTGGATCCCCCCAGCGCAGCAGTAGATCGGCGCTGTATCCTTCCGGTAGGTGGTGGCGGAAGTCCAGCGCGTGGGGGATTTCCGCAAAGCCGAGGTTCTCCGCACCCTGGTCGCTGCTCTTTGCGCCACAGCCGGGCAGTAACGAGGCGCCAGTGGTTGCGGCCGTGGCGGCGCCCAAGGCTTTGAACAGAGTGCGCCGTGTGAGGCTTACCGGCGCTTCAGTGGCTTCAGCTTCGTCGTTCCTGCGTGTCATAAATTATTCACCATTTTGTTCATTCCCCGGGGCAGCCGGCTGTGTTCGGTCTGCAGCGTCCGTTGTGCCTGTGCTTTCGGGTACTGGTTCACGATTTCGAAGGCAAGGTTACAGGCGCTATATGACAAATTTAAAAAAACGGTAACGCAAATTTCACATGCCAAGTCTAGCCTGCGCGCACAAATCAACAGGCCGGACCTGGTTGTTTACGCCATGACACCGGTCGACCCACTGCTTCTTATCTGACAACACTAATTCCTGAATGGGGATGGGGAACTATGACCAAGTCTGTATTTAATCTGAAGATGGTGGCGCCTCTTGCCGCCGCCATCATCAGTGTCAACGCCACCGCCCAGAGCGCGGCCAGCGAATCTGTCGCCATGAGTGCCAGCAGCGGCGTTGAGGAAATCGTGGTGACTGGTACCAACGTTTACCGCGATCGCACCGACGACATCAACCCGACACTGTCTTTCGATCTGGACTTCTTCCAGCGCTTCGAGCCGCTCACCGTGGGTGAAATGCTCAAGCGCACTCCGGGTGTCGCCTTCACCTCTGACGTGCTCGAATACGACGCGGTGCAGCTGCGCGGTATGAACGCCGAATACACGGAAGTGCTGATCAATGGCCGCCCGATTCCGGGCCAGGGCGCGGACCGCACTTTCTTTGTAGACCGTATCCCTTCCGAGCTGGTTGAGCGTATCGAAATTATCCGCTCTCCTTCCGCAGACATGACCTCTCAGGGCGTTGCCGGTTCTCTGAACGTAATCCTGAAAGATGGCGCTAAGCTCGAGGGTATCACCACTCGTCTGGGCAGCACCTACTATGCCGACTCTGAAGACTTCCGCACCATCGGTTCTGCGGCCATCGCCCACGCCGGTGAGGACTACGATTTCTGGCTGGGTGCCAATATCCAGGAGCGCTATAACCCCAAGCGCAAGACCGAAGCCTACTTGGATGACGAAGTTCTGGAAGGCTATGCCTTTGAAGAGGACACCCGCGACGGCAACGATAACTCTCTGAACGGTTCTCTCGGTTTCCAGCTGGATGAAACCTCCGAGGTGCGCTTCAACGCCTACTACGTATTTACTGACCGTACCGAAAACGAACTGGTGAGAGAGTTCGAAGGTGACGTGATCAGCCGCACCGAGGGCGATCTGGTGGCCATCGCCACTCAGGAGGAGCAGATCGATCAGACCAGCTGGGGTATCGACGGTGTTTACGTCACCGCCCTGGGGTCCGGCGAGCTGGAGCTTTCCGCCGCCCTATCTCAGTTCAAGGAAGACACCGTCAACTTCGAAACCGAAGAAGAGTTTGACGATGGTGTGTCCGAAGGTGTGGAAGAAGGCGACGAAGTTCTGTTTATCGAAGACAAGAACTACTCTCTGGAAGGCAGCTATACCGTGGCACTGGGTGCAACCGAGCTGAAAACCGGCCTGTCTTACGGTGCCAGTGAGCGCGCGGGCCTGCAGGCCGGCTTTTTCGACGTGGATGCGGACATTGAAGAAACCCGTGTCGCGCCATACGCCAAACTGACCTTCGCGATGGCGGAAAACCTCAGTCTCGAAGGCGGTCTGCGCTACGACATCTACGAGCGTGAAGTGTCCAATGAAGACGGCAGCGCAACCAGCGACAGCAATGAACTGCTGCCATCCATGAGTCTGCGTTGGGATATGGACGACGACAACCGCGTAACAGCCTCTGTTGCGCGCACTCTGCGTCGCCCGGAATTCGATCTGGTGTCTCCGTTCGAAGAAGACGAGACACCGGACGATGAAGATGTCACTGTGGGCAACCCGGATCTGGCATCCGAGCTGGCCTGGGGCTTCGACCTCGGCTTTGAACACCGCCTGCCTGGCCGTGGTATTGTGGGTGTGAACTTCTTCTACCGTGATATCGACGACGTCATTGAGCTGACCGATACCGGCGTTGAAACCGAAGCCGGTGGCGCACTGTTTACCCCGATGAACGTGGGCAACGGCACTTCCCGCGGTGTCGAGTTTGATATCTCCATGCCGCTGGCATTTGTTGGACTGGAAAACACCGGTTTCTACGCCAACTACGCCTACCTCGATTCCGAGATCAAAGACCCGTTCACTGGTGAAATGCGCACCTTCCGCAACCAGCCGGATTCCGTGTACAACATCAGCCTGACCCAGGACCTGCCGGGCTTTGGTGGCGCAGGTATCTCCTACCAGAAGCGCAGCGAATCCCTCGAGACCGAATTCGAGGAATACGTTATCACTGAATACGATGGCAACCTGGAATTGTTCGTCGAATGGAACGTTTCTGAGCAATCGGTTCTGCGCTTCAGCGGCACCAACCTGCTGGATCAGGAAAAGGTGGAGTACATCCGCGACTACGGTGAGCCGGTCAATGAAATCCAGTACGAGGACAGCACGCCGACTTACAGCCTGACCTGGCGTTCTGCGTTCTAAGTTCGGATTTTTCCGCAAAAGCCCGGTACCGATGAGAGTCGGTCCCGGGCTTTTTGCTATTTTTAAATGTTGAACGGGTGCGTCATCTGTTTGCCATTTTACTGTAACGACATGGGTGTAACTTGCTGCCTCCTGTAATCACCCTGCCAGGGAACCTCAGACCGTCGAGCCAATTATGTCATCAAAAACTTTCAAAACTGCCGGCTTGCTGGCCTTAGCCACTCTGCTCTCCGCCTGCGGACCAAAAGTGGATGCCCCCGCGAAAGCCCCTACGCCCATCCAGCCACAATCCGCACTGGTACTGACCGATGTGGTCTCCAGCCAGCTCGCGCCCCTCAGTCTGGCCGATGAGGACTACCTGCTGCTTGCCAGCGAAAAACGCGGGCTGGTACTGGTACGTGCGAGCGGTGAAGAAAAGCTCGCCCTGGATGGAGGCACCGTTGAGCGTTTCGCGGTCCAGCAGCTGGCGGAAGACAGCTGGCTGATCGCCATGTACAACGAGGACAGCGCCGAACTGCAGTTGCGTCTTCTGGACATGGAAGAGGGCAGCCCGAGAATCCGCTATCTCGCAGCGATGGCCACCAGCGCGCCCCAGGCGGCCATGTGCTTCTCTCGCCAGGCGGGGCGTACTCACCTGTTTGCCATTGATGAAAATGGCCTTGGGCATGAGTATGTCGTGCACCCGCGGGAACAGGCGTGGGAATTCACCGGCGTGCGCCCGCTGTACTTTGGTGAGCAGGTGTCCTCCTGTGTAGTGGACGACCGCAATGGCAAACTGCTGGTGGCGCAGCCGCCCCTGGGTATCTGGAGCCTGAATGTCGATGCGGAAATGGATGAGGCGCGGGAGGTGTTCGCCGCGGCTGCGGACCTTTCCGAAGACGAGTTCGGTGGCCTGTGGCTGGATGACGCCAGTGGTAACCTCTGGCTGACCGCCGGCGACCGGGTAATGGCGTTCAATATCAATGTCCCACGACAAGCCCCGCGCTTCGTGGAAACCCTGGCGGAAATCGAGCCGGTTTCCGCTGCGGTGCAACAGGGTGCATTACTGGCACTGGCGGAGGAAAGTGATCAGGTACACCGCTTTGCGGTGACATTGCCTGAGCCGGCGGCGGAAATGCAGGCATTCCGCGCGCCGTTGGAAATTCCGCGGGTGCGCGCCAGCGGCCAGACCGCGCCGGTAACTTCCGGTGGCGATGCCGCCGATGATCCCGCCATCTGGGTCAACCCGGTCAATCCCTCGGCCAGTCTGATTCTGGGTACCGACAAGAAAAGCGGCCTCAGTGTGTACGACCTGAATGGCAAGCTGCTGGAGCATTTTGCCGTCGGCCGGGTCAACAATGTGGATCTGCGCCCCATGCAGCATGGCAAATTTGTCGCCATTGCCGCCGCCAGCAACCGCACCGACCCCGGTGTCAGCCTGTTTGGTATCACCGCGGCGGGCGAGGTGGAGCACCTGGGCCTGCGCAACCTGGAAATGGACGACCCCTGCGGTCTTTGCGTCTACCGCAAGGGCGGTGATCTGATGACCTGGGTATCCGACAAAGAAGGCGCCATGCAGCTGCTGCAGATTGTACCCGGCACCGGTAATGTGGACTGGAGTCTCAAGAAAATTGCCGCGCTTCCGGTGCAGAGCCAGGTGGAGGGCTGTGTGGTGGATGACGAGCAGCAGATGCTGTTCTTCGGTGAAGAGGACGGTGGTATCTGGCGCCTGGATATTGCGGCATTTGTTGCCGGTGAGGCCAAGCCTCAGCTGATTGCGCCGGTAGACGGTGAGCGTCTGGCGGCAGACGTGGAAGGCATGGGCTTCTACCACGCCGACGACCGGAGTTATCTGGTGGTATCCAGTCAGGGCAACAACAGCTACGCACTGTTCTCCCGAGACGGCAGCCAGTTTGTGGGGCACTTCCGAGTGGATATCAACCTGGATAAAAACCTCGACGGCAGCTCCGAGACCGACGGTCTGGAAGTCTCCAGTGCGGCCCTCGGCAGTCAGTACCCGCAGGGCCTGCTGGTGGTGCAGGACGGCCGCAACCGGATGCCCAGCCAGAGCCAGAACTTCAAGCTGGTTTCCTGGGCGGATATCGCCGAAACGCTGAAGTTACAGTAAGCCTGTAAGGGGGAGGAACTGCCACCTCCCTTTGTATGCGAAAATCCGCCGGACTCTTCTGATCCGGCGGATTTTTTTATGCAGCGTATTTCCTCTACTCTCGCACCCGACCTTTCCTTGTCTCGCATCGCCTTTGGCCTCTGGCGTCTGACCGACTGGGGCTATTCCCCGGCTGAGCGTGTGTCGCTGTTTGAACAGATGTTGGACCTGGGAGTGACAACCTTTGATCTTGCGGATATCTACGGGGACTATCGCTGCGAGCAGTTTTTTGGCGAGGCACTGAAGCTGCAACCACAATTGCGCGAGCGCATGGAGATTGTCAGCAAGTGCAGTATTCGCCTTGCGGGCGAGGCATCCGGTGCGCGGATCAATCACTACGATACCAGTGCGGGGCATATCCGCTCGGCGGTAGAAACCAGTCTGAGGGATATGGGCGTCGAGCAGATGGATCTGTTACTGCTACACCGCCCCGATCCGTTGATGGATGCGGACGCGCTGGCCGGCGCTCTCGAGACCCTGGTGCAGGAAGGCAAGGTAAAACACCTCGGGGTTTCCAATTTCCTGCCGCAACAGTTTGATCTGTTGCAGTCCCACCTGTCTCTACCCTTGGTTGCCAACCAGATCGAAGTTTCACTATTGCATTCTCAGCCTATGTTTGACGGCCAGCTGGATCACTGCCAGCAACACAAAGTGATCCCCATGGCCTGGTCACCATTTGCGGGCGGACGCTTGTTCAGTGGCGACGACACAGATGCGACGCGAGTACACCAGGAGTTGGCTCGCTTGAGTAAATCACTCGGGTTAGATGCGGAAAACGGCCCCATGCAATTGGCGCTGGCGTGGTTGTTGAAGCATCCCTCACACATGGTTCCGGTGCTGGGGAGTGGTAATCCCAAGCGTCTGGTTGCAGCGCTGGCTGCGTTGGAAATGGAACTGGATCGAGAAGCGTGGTTTGAGTTGTTGCGTGCTGGGCGTGGGCGGGATGTGGATTAATCCGGCCTCGGTGGCATTGTTTTTTTAGCTGTTGCGGTGGCGCGAGGGCACCGGGTATATGTTTTTGAAACCGCTGTGAATACATCCCTGTACGCTGCGTCGGCGACGTCCCTGTCGCCGACGCTTTCAAAAACATATACCCGGCACCCTCGCTTCAATTCCGCCATAACCACTTCGTTAGTGCTGGCGAAAGTTTTGTCGAAGTAAAAGAGGAAAAATTGAAGGCGCTGACGCCGGGAAAGGTTTGCGAGACCTTCCGCGAGAGGGACCTCGCGGAAGAGCCCCCAAGGATGGGTTCACGGCGTGTCTCGCAAACCTTTCCCGGCGGCAGAGCCGCCACTGGAAGACCTACGAAGCACCAAGGACCGCGGAGTGAAAATCAACCGGCGTAAGCGTTATCCGGCACCAGATCATAATTCACGTCCCCGAGGTCAAACTGCTCTAGCGGCGCAAGGTGCATGGGCACGCGATAGCAGCGCAGTAATTCGTCGCCCCGGCGATCCATCACCTCGAGATCGTCACCGGCAATGCTGTGCAGCAGGCGGTCAAATTCGGTAACCGCAGAAGCGATCACCATCTTGTATTCGAGTTCGTCACCGAGTTTGATGTAGCGCGCATCACCATCCTCCAGCTCGATGCGCAACCACCCCGGACCGCGTTCGGCTCCCGCCACGCCCAGAACCAGCGGACCCTGTTGATCCTGGCAGATGGGCGCGAGTTCGTGCGCATAGGGCTCCGCATCCACCTCCTGACCAACCCACACCCAGCCCGGCAGGCCGATACGGGTCAGGTGCCACTCGGAAAGCCAGACAGTCTGGTCGTCGTCCACGCGGAACTCGCTGTATTCGCGCTGTCCACTGCTGGGCGCCAGGCTCACATTGGCTTCCGGGTTCTGCTTGCGGAAGGTGTTCAGCTGCTGGGTCATCTCGTAATTCACTTCCCAGCGCTTCTCCAGGCGCCACTGCATCGGATAATCACCCCATTCCACCAGATATTCCTCACGCTCGCGCAGCGTCTCCGCCACACGCCAGAAAGCGCCGTCGATCAGAATGCAGGTGTCACCGGGCTTGCTGCCCGGGGCGATAATACTGTGCTCCGGAGAGGCTTCAGAGGCGTTGACCACATGTTCGCTGCGGCCCTCGATCACCTCGTACCAGGGGAAGCCATGGCGCAGGGGTGGTGGAAAGGCCAGAGGTGGGCGACCGGCGAGCAGGCGACGGAAAAGGACGGATTTTTCGATTTCCAGGTCAGATAGGGTATAGCCTTCTTTCTGGGTGATCTGGCCCCAGGCGAAAGCCGCCCGTACCAACTGTTTTTCTCTGTCTGAAAAGCTCATTGCGGCGGGTTCGTTGCTTATTCTGTAGTCAAACGACGGCAAACCATACCACTCGGCGGCGGTCGGCGCCACGGCAATCTGGCCTGGAGCACAGCGGTGTGGGGAAAAGTTCGGTAGACTGCAGAAGCGACAATTAATGCGCGAGTGACCGATGTCGAAGCAGAAAAGAATAGTAAACCGATTGAAACCGCTGTTTTTGGCGGCCGCCATGGGGGTGCTGGGCAGCAGTGCCGGGGCTGAACAGCCCGAGCAGTCCAGTGGTGCACCACTGCTGCAGGCGCCGCTGGTATCGGAGCCCTGCTATGGCAGCGGCTGGTCCGATGCGCTGCACTGTTACCGGGTACCGGTTACTGGCCCACAGGCCGGGCAGGGGGCAGAGCTTGCGGTACTGGTGGCGCCGGCGCTGAATGGCGGCCAGCGCGAGCCCCTGTATATGCTCGCTGGCGGCCCGGGACAGGCGGCGTCGGATCTGGTACGCCTGCTCAACCCGCTGCGCAAAATCAACCGCGAGCGCGACGTGGTGTTTGTGGATCGCCGCGGCGCCGGTCTGTCGGATGTATTTGATTGCGGTATCAGCGACTCTCCACCAGCGGACCTGCAGCACTTTTCCGAACTCATCGCGCAATGTTATACCCGCGCGGCGGAGCGCCCGCTGACGCTGCATAGTCGCCAGACTGTGGAAGACCTGGAACAGGTCCGCAAGGCATTGGGGCACGACAAAATCAGCCTGTGGGGTGGTTCCTGGGGCACGCGTACAGCACTGCTGTACCAGCAGTGGTACCCGGATTCCCTGGTCAGCCTGGTGCTGGACGGCGTAGCCCCCATAGAAAGCAAGGTGTTTCTGACGGCGCAGGAAGCCGAGTCCGCTCTGCGGCAGCTGGAACAAGACTGTGCCGAGGATCCGGTGTGCCGCGAATTTGGCGACTGGCGTGCGGCGCTCGATCAGATACTTGCAACCTGGGATCGGGCCCGCGCAGTGAGTTTCCCGGATCCGTTTACCGGCTTTCCGTCACAGGAGCCCGTGGAAGGGTGGGTGCTGGCCAACGCGGTGCGCACTGCCCTCTACGATCCGGGCGCGGCGGCGCAGCTGCCGTTTGCGGTGGACCAGGCTGCCCAGGGTAACCTGATGCCGCTTGCCGGAATCGTGGGGCTGTTTGCCGCGATGGAAGGCGGCATGGCCATGGGGCTGACGTTTTCCGTTGCCTGTGCGGAGGAAATGCAGCGCATCAGCGAAGACGAAATCGCGGCAGACAGTGCCGGCACCTTTCTCGGCAATGCCTTTCTGCAACCCTTTATACACGGCTGCGCGAAATGGCCGGTGCCCCCGCGTGACTATGCCCCCAGTGAGCCTCGGGCCCACCCGGTACTGCTGATCTCCGGCAGTGCCGACCCGATCACGCCACCGCATTACGCGGAAGAGGCGCTGGGATATCTGGAAAATTCCCAACATCTGATCGTGCCCGGCGGAGGGCATATCAATAGCGCGCGAGGCTGTATTCCCGATCTGATTCTGGAATTCCTGGATGGTGAGAGCGCCGCGCTGGATCAGCGCTGTGTGGCTGATATCCAGCGCCCGCCTTTTATGGCGGCGCCGTTCGGCCCAGAATTCGCGCCGCCGCAGATGCCGCAGGTGGCCCGGGATGAAGCGGCGCAGAGCGCCGCTACGCGGAAGGGAGAGCAGCCGTGATTCGTGTGGAAGGTATCAGTAAGTCGTTTGCCGGCCAGCCGGTGCTGCGCGACCTCAGCTTTGACGTGCCGGACGGTCGCATTACCGCGCTGCTCGGTGCCAACGGTGCGGGTAAAACCAGCTGTCTGCGTATTGTGTGTGGATTGCTGGGCGCTGAGCGCGGCCAGGTGCTGGTGGGTGGTCTGGACCCGGCTCTGGACCCCCAGGGGGTGCGCCGGCAGCTCGGTGTCGTGGGGGACCGGGAAGGGCTGTATGAGCGCCTGACCGTAGCGGAATATCTGGATATTTTCGCACGTATGCAGGGCTTGTCCGGCTCTCAACTGACCCAGGCACTGGAATCGATCTGCGAGGAGCTGGAGCTGCACGCCCTGTGGCAGCGTCGTATGGGAGGCTTTTCCCAGGGGGAGCGGATGAAGGTTTCGCTGGCCCGGGCTCTGGTGCATCGCCCGCAGCATCTGATTCTCGATGAGCCCACGCGCGGTCTCGACGTACTTGCGGTACGCCTGTTGCGCCGCACTCTGTTGCGCCTGCGTGCGGCCGGTACTGCCATCCTGTTTTCAAGCCATGTGATGCCGGAAGTGGCGGAGCTTTCCGACCGTGTACTGGTGATGTCGCAGGGGCGGATTGTGGGCCGTGGCACTCCGGAGGAGCTGTTGCAGCAAACCGGCTGCAACAGTCTGGAGGACAGCTTTGTGGCACTGGCCTATGGCGAGCGACCGTCCCAGGCAGAGGAGGTACTGGTATGAGCGCACAGAGAAAGTCCACCCCGCGTATCGGTCTCCTGCAGAGGATGTCGCCGCTGTTGCGCAAAGAGTTTCTGGAGGCGTGGCGAGACCGTCGGGCACTGGTCATGGCGGTGAGTTTCGCCTTGATGTTTCCGGCAATGATGGCCGGTGGCTCGATGTTTATGATCAAGAAAAAGTCGGAAGAGGTCACCCGGGTTGCGATCCTTGGCAGCGAACAGGCTCCGCTGATGGCGGAGCGGCTGCGCGGACCCGGGGTCGAGATCGACCGCCTGGACAGCGGTGATCCCCGTGAGCTACTGGCGCAGGACTATCATCTGGTGCTGGCGTTCGCCGATGACTTCGCCCAGCGCTACCGGGACTTCCGCGCGCCGCCGCTATATCTCTATGTCGATACCTCCAGTACCGATGCCGGCCGTGCCCAGCGCCAGCTGCAGGAGCGCCTGGCCGGGCTGCAGCAGATGGTGGTGACACAGCGGCTGGCGGCGCGAGGGGTGGCGCAGCAGGTACTGGCTCCCTGGAAACTGGAAACCCGGGATGTCAGCACGCCTTCCGCACGGGGGGCTCTGTTGCTGGCAATGGTGCCAGGGCTGCTGATTCTGACGCTGTTCGTGGCGAGCCTGGCCACCTCGGTGGATACTTCCGCCGGTGAGCGGGAGCGCCTGAGTATGGAAACCCTGCTGCTGCAGCCGCTGCCCGCGTGGCAGATCATCACCGCCAAGATGCTGGCGGTGGCGAGCCTTGGCTGGTTGGGTGCGTTGATGGCGATCGCTGCGCTGGTGGCGCTGATGCCGGTGATGCCGCTGGCAGAGCTGGGGATTCAGCAGGCCACCACGGTACCCGGGGTGATCAGCATGGGGTTGTTGCTGCTTCCGCTGGCGCTGCTGGTGGCAGTACTGCAGATTCTGCTGGCGCTGCGCTCGCAGTCTTTCAAGGATGCGCAGACCCAGCTGAGTATTCTGCAGATAGCCCCGCTGGTGCTGCTGATGGGCCTGGACATGGCTCAGGTCAGCCTGGCGGACAGCTGGCAATTGCTGCCGCTGATCGGACATCAGCAGTGGCTCAAAGGTCTTCTGGTGGGGGAGGCGGTGTCGCTGCCCTGGATGCTGGCCGGTTCTGCAGTCACGCTGATGTTTGTTGCGGCGGCGGTCGCCACCGGTGCGCGGGCGCTGCGCCGGGAGTCCCTGCTTTCTGCCGGTTAACGAGGTGACGGTGTCTATTACGGAACAAGAGCACGAAGGATTGCTGAGTATTGACCTGGGCGCGGTGGTAGGAAATTACCGGCGCCTGCGCGAGGTAGTCTCACCGGACAGCCAGTGTGCGGCAGTGGTCAAGGCGGACGCCTACGGCCTCGGCATGGCACAGGTGGCGCCGCCCCTGTACCGCGCCGGCTGTGGGGAGTTTTTTGTTGCCACCCTTGCCGAGGGGCTCGAGCTGCGGGAGGTGTTCCAGCGTCACGCTGAGCATGCTGCGCCAAAAATTTATCTGCTGGCCGGCGTGCGCCCCGGCTGTGAAGCGGCCTGTAGAGCGGCGGATCTGACTCCGGTACTGGTAACCCTTGAACAGTTGGCGCGCTGGTATGCCGCCACTGCAGACGATGGCCGTGCGGCGCCCTGCGTGCTGAAAATTGATACGGGTATGACCCGGTTGGGCATGACTGCAGCGGAATTCGATCAGCTGCTGGGGGACCAGACTCTGCTGGCGCGGGCCAATATCCAGATGCTGCTGAGCCACCTGGCCTGCGCCGATGATGCCTCTCACCCGCAAAACCGATCGCAGCTCGACCGCTTCAACGATTACCTTTCACGTTTGCGCGCGCACTGCCCGGAAGTCCGTGCCAGCTTCGCCAACTCCTCCGGTATTTTCCTGGGTGAGGAGTACCACTTTGATCTGGTGCGCCCGGGCTCCTCGCTGTATGGCGTCAACCCAACTCCCCCTCAGGGTAACCCCATGTCCGCGGTAGTGACGCTGCGCCTGCCGGTACTGCA includes these proteins:
- a CDS encoding ABC transporter permease produces the protein MSAQRKSTPRIGLLQRMSPLLRKEFLEAWRDRRALVMAVSFALMFPAMMAGGSMFMIKKKSEEVTRVAILGSEQAPLMAERLRGPGVEIDRLDSGDPRELLAQDYHLVLAFADDFAQRYRDFRAPPLYLYVDTSSTDAGRAQRQLQERLAGLQQMVVTQRLAARGVAQQVLAPWKLETRDVSTPSARGALLLAMVPGLLILTLFVASLATSVDTSAGERERLSMETLLLQPLPAWQIITAKMLAVASLGWLGALMAIAALVALMPVMPLAELGIQQATTVPGVISMGLLLLPLALLVAVLQILLALRSQSFKDAQTQLSILQIAPLVLLMGLDMAQVSLADSWQLLPLIGHQQWLKGLLVGEAVSLPWMLAGSAVTLMFVAAAVATGARALRRESLLSAG
- the alr gene encoding alanine racemase produces the protein MSITEQEHEGLLSIDLGAVVGNYRRLREVVSPDSQCAAVVKADAYGLGMAQVAPPLYRAGCGEFFVATLAEGLELREVFQRHAEHAAPKIYLLAGVRPGCEAACRAADLTPVLVTLEQLARWYAATADDGRAAPCVLKIDTGMTRLGMTAAEFDQLLGDQTLLARANIQMLLSHLACADDASHPQNRSQLDRFNDYLSRLRAHCPEVRASFANSSGIFLGEEYHFDLVRPGSSLYGVNPTPPQGNPMSAVVTLRLPVLQKRAVVETCAVGYGATQTVAAGSWLAVVRGGYADGILRTQSGRGRGCAVIGGRRIEVPMVGRVSMDTSVFDISALSAGERDQLEIIEVLNDSLTVDHMGTAAGTIGYEILTSLGSRYFRRYLGG